The proteins below are encoded in one region of Pseudomonas entomophila L48:
- the norR gene encoding nitric oxide reductase transcriptional regulator NorR yields the protein MTAKPLLTALLPLVSDLSCDLPDQERYRRLLQAMRGLLPCDAAALLRLDGEWLVPLAVDGLSADTLGRRFRVSEHPRFQALLSRPEPTRFASDSPLPDPYDGLVNATHADLEVHDCMGCPLMVDERPWGLLTLDALTPGQFQSLELDALQAFASLAAATVTVAERIEHLALRAEDEHQRAEVYRQASSQAQELIGQSKAHKHLVEEIRLVGGSDLTVLITGETGVGKELVAQALHRASNRADKPMISLNCAALPDTLVESELFGHVRGAFTGAHGERRGKFELANGGTLFLDEVGELPLAVQAKLLRVLQSGQLQRLGSDREHQVDVRLIAATNRDLAEEVRNGNYRADFYHRLSVYPLQVPPLRERGRDVLLLAGYFLEQNRSRLGLGSLRLSSDAQAALLAYDWPGNVRELEHLIGRSALKALGQHGQRPKILTLEAADLDLRNVAPAIRAEAEMPPVDAPLPEGGLREAMDDYQRQIVEACLKRHGDNWAAAARELGLDRANLSRLAKRLGLR from the coding sequence ATGACTGCAAAACCCCTGCTCACCGCCCTCCTCCCCCTGGTCAGCGACCTGTCCTGTGACCTGCCCGATCAGGAGCGCTACCGCCGCCTGCTGCAAGCCATGCGCGGCCTGCTGCCGTGCGACGCCGCGGCGTTGCTGCGCCTCGATGGCGAGTGGCTGGTGCCGCTGGCGGTCGACGGGCTGTCAGCAGATACCCTCGGTCGGCGCTTCCGGGTCAGCGAACACCCACGCTTCCAGGCGCTGCTCAGTCGCCCGGAACCGACCCGCTTCGCCAGCGACAGCCCGTTGCCCGACCCCTACGACGGCCTGGTCAACGCCACCCACGCCGACCTTGAAGTGCATGACTGCATGGGTTGCCCGTTGATGGTCGACGAACGCCCCTGGGGGCTGCTGACCCTCGACGCCCTCACCCCCGGCCAGTTCCAGAGCCTGGAGCTCGATGCCCTGCAAGCCTTCGCCAGCCTGGCCGCCGCCACCGTCACCGTGGCCGAGCGCATCGAGCACCTGGCCCTGCGTGCCGAGGACGAACACCAACGCGCCGAGGTGTACCGCCAGGCCAGCAGCCAGGCCCAGGAGCTGATCGGCCAGAGCAAGGCGCACAAGCACCTGGTCGAGGAAATCCGCCTGGTCGGCGGCAGCGACCTGACCGTGCTGATCACCGGCGAGACCGGCGTCGGCAAGGAGTTGGTGGCCCAGGCACTGCACCGTGCCAGCAACCGCGCCGACAAACCCATGATCAGCCTGAACTGCGCCGCGCTGCCCGACACCCTGGTGGAAAGCGAGTTGTTCGGCCATGTGCGCGGCGCCTTCACCGGGGCCCATGGTGAACGGCGTGGCAAGTTCGAGCTGGCCAACGGCGGCACGCTGTTCCTCGATGAAGTCGGCGAATTGCCGCTGGCGGTCCAGGCCAAGCTGTTGCGGGTGCTGCAGAGCGGCCAACTGCAGCGATTGGGTTCGGACCGCGAGCACCAGGTGGATGTGCGCCTGATCGCCGCGACCAACCGCGACCTGGCGGAGGAAGTGCGCAACGGTAACTACCGCGCCGACTTCTATCACCGGTTGAGTGTCTATCCCCTGCAGGTACCGCCCCTGCGTGAACGAGGCCGCGATGTGCTGTTGCTGGCCGGGTACTTCCTGGAGCAGAACCGTTCACGGCTCGGGCTGGGCAGCCTGAGGCTTTCGAGCGACGCCCAGGCCGCGCTGCTGGCCTACGACTGGCCGGGCAATGTGCGCGAACTGGAGCACCTCATCGGCCGTTCAGCGCTCAAGGCGTTGGGGCAACATGGGCAGCGACCGAAGATTCTGACGCTGGAGGCGGCGGACCTGGATCTGCGCAATGTGGCGCCAGCCATCCGTGCCGAGGCAGAGATGCCGCCCGTCGACGCGCCGTTGCCGGAGGGCGGGCTGCGCGAAGCCATGGATGATTATCAACGCCAGATCGTCGAAGCGTGCCTGAAGCGCCACGGGGACAACTGGGCGGCCGCAGCACGGGAACTGGGCCTGGACCGGGCGAACCTGAGCCGGTTGGCCAAGCGCCTGGGGCTGCGTTGA
- a CDS encoding chemotaxis protein, whose amino-acid sequence MATQKARADSLSLLLFTLRSGKLMAINLLKVSEIIPCPPLTKLPEAHPHVKGVATLRGNSLSVIDLSRAIGEMPLADPDGGCLIVTEISRSRQGLHVQAVSRIVHCLSTDIKPPPFGSGNRSFITGVTRVDNTLVQVLDIEKVIHGIAPPQHEPHPGEVSEEDASLLAAANILVVDDSQVALQQSVHTLRNLGIECHTARSAKDAINVLLELQGTDKEINIIVSDIEMSEMDGFAFTRTLRETPDFQHLYILLHTSLDSAMSGDKAKLAGANAILTKFSSPELTNCLVTAARAVVFEER is encoded by the coding sequence ATGGCCACGCAAAAAGCCCGCGCGGACTCGCTGTCCCTGCTGCTGTTCACCCTGCGCAGCGGCAAGCTGATGGCAATCAACCTGCTCAAGGTCAGCGAGATCATCCCTTGCCCGCCGCTGACCAAGCTGCCGGAGGCCCACCCGCACGTCAAAGGCGTGGCCACCCTGCGCGGCAACTCGCTGTCGGTGATCGACCTGTCCCGCGCCATTGGTGAGATGCCCCTGGCCGACCCGGACGGCGGCTGCCTGATCGTCACCGAGATCAGCCGCTCGCGCCAGGGCCTGCATGTACAGGCGGTAAGCCGCATCGTTCATTGCCTGAGCACCGACATCAAGCCGCCGCCGTTCGGTTCCGGCAACCGCTCGTTCATCACCGGCGTGACCCGGGTCGACAACACCCTGGTGCAGGTGCTGGACATCGAAAAGGTCATCCACGGCATCGCCCCGCCGCAGCATGAGCCGCACCCGGGCGAAGTCAGCGAAGAGGACGCCAGCCTGCTGGCCGCCGCCAACATCCTGGTGGTGGACGACAGCCAGGTGGCGCTGCAACAGTCGGTGCACACCCTGCGCAACCTGGGCATCGAGTGCCACACCGCGCGCAGCGCCAAGGATGCAATCAACGTGCTGCTGGAGCTGCAAGGCACCGACAAGGAGATCAACATCATCGTCTCCGACATCGAGATGTCGGAGATGGACGGTTTCGCCTTCACCCGCACCCTGCGCGAGACGCCGGACTTCCAGCACCTGTACATCCTGCTGCACACCTCGCTGGACAGCGCGATGAGCGGCGACAAGGCCAAGCTGGCGGGGGCCAACGCCATCCTCACCAAGTTCTCCTCGCCGGAGCTGACCAACTGCCTGGTGACGGCGGCGCGGGCGGTGGTGTTCGAGGAGCGCTGA